GCCGCCGTGGCCGCGGTGAAGGCCGCCAGCGCGAAGCTCTCGGGGAAGATCACGCCCGACATCATCGCCGAGGTGCGCGCGGCGCGGGTGCTCTTCGAGCAGGCGGTGGACGCCCTGGCGGTCGAGCCGCCCGGCCGCGCCCGCTCGCAAACGGCCTACGACCCCGTCCACAAGAAGATCGTCCTCTTCGGCGGCGACGGACTCGACCGCGTGCTCTCGGACACGTGGGTCTACGACTGCGCGGCGCGGACCTGGGAGCAGCGCTTCCCCGAGAAGTGCCCCACGCCGCGCGCGGGCCACATCCTGGCCTGGCTCCCGAAGGCGCGGAAGATCGTCCTCGCCGGCGGCTACAGCCGCGACTGGCTCCCCCAGGAGGTCTGGACCTACGACGTGGCGGCGAACGAGTGGAAGCCCCTCCTCCACGTCCCGCTCCAGCCCGAGGACTGGGGCCGCCAGAAGTTCAGCCCCAACGCCCCGCGCGTCACCTGCCGCGACGTGCAGACCGGCGCCGTGAACGACGACGACGTGCTCGTGTGCGTGACGCCCGGCGAGCGCCCCAGCCTCATCACCTGGGCCTGCAAGATTGACCCCTCCGTAGCCGCAAGCGTCCCGCTTGCGGAGGGCGCGATGGGGACGTCGGGCGCCTACACCTTCAACCGCATTGACCCGGCGATCTGGGAGCAGGCCGCCAGGCCCGACCCCGAGGCGATGGCCAAGCTCTACCGCCACCTGCCCGCCAACGTCTGGACATCCCTCGACTTCCCCCGCTACGCCCCCGGCGCGCGCAACCGCTGGGGCACGACCGCCTACGACACCGCCCGCCACCAGCTCCTCTTCTGGGGCGGCGGCCACGCCACGAGCCAGGAAAACGACGTCGCCCACTTCAGCCTCCGCGGCGGCTGCTGGACCCTCGGCTACCACCCCGACGACCCCATTGACAGGGTCTACGCCAGCCAGCCCACGCCGCTGAGCTTCAACGATCGAGCCCACGTGCCCGTCCACGCCTACAAGGCCTACTGCTACGATGCGGCGGCGGGGAAGATGCTCTACTTCGACCGCGCCTACAACCCAGCCGTCCGCGAGTGGGAGCCGCAGCCCTTCCCCGGCCTCGAGCACCGCGGCGTGATGCACAGCTTCATGGCCCCCACCCCGCGCGGCGCCGTGACCTATTCCGACAAGGGCCTCTTCCTCCTCGACGCCAAGGCGGGCAAGTGGAACAAGCTGCCCTGGGACGGCCCGCCCTTCGGAGGCATCTGGTGCGACGGCCACGGCCTGCGCTACGACTCCAAGCGCGACTGCCTCTGGTTCGCCAACGACAAGGACATCTGGCGCTACGACCTGGCCACGGGCAAGGCCGCGAAGCTCGGCATCGCCAAGCCCAAGGCACTCGGCCAATTCATCTTCTGGGGCGAACAGGTCTACCTGCCCGACGCCGACCTGATGCTCCTCATGCGCCTCTTCACGGCCCCCGACGGCAAGCAGCGGAACATCGTGTGGGACCCCGCCGACGGCCGCTTCTTCTGGGCCGACCTCAAGTTCGAGGCAAAGGGCAAGCCCGTGGAGTTCAAGGACAACCCGTTCAGTTGGTCCGACGCCCTCTGCTACGACCCTGCTCTCAAGCTCGCTATCCTCAACAACTCCAGCGACTACAAGGTCTGGGTGCTGAGATTCGACCGCAACGCGGTCAAGATGGAGGTGGTGGAATGA
The Planctomycetota bacterium genome window above contains:
- a CDS encoding kelch repeat-containing protein, whose translation is MSMRIAVAVLWASVAAAGEGAAPQAPASLADAPPNTWVKALVTKTGWREQPLFVYVPPLKRFVMASGMQAYGGTVPRHYDTEELDFAQLKWFNAYPPDVAAGRPESGPVGEEYAERRAKMGHNGPELFYKDGDHLRVGAGGQWLESRMGYEWCYVPEDGKIYAYLHDKTLRYDPNARTWEDLKAKPRTTCRLWGSMTYDPVNREILHAGGDGGSADVATWAFDIAGNEWRRLEFGSPEAKALLDRAKALRWQAKALLGAACNRFAITETDAEAKADLAAQAAELAAAAEKLAPDTNGVAARRLAAAVAAVKAASAKLSGKITPDIIAEVRAARVLFEQAVDALAVEPPGRARSQTAYDPVHKKIVLFGGDGLDRVLSDTWVYDCAARTWEQRFPEKCPTPRAGHILAWLPKARKIVLAGGYSRDWLPQEVWTYDVAANEWKPLLHVPLQPEDWGRQKFSPNAPRVTCRDVQTGAVNDDDVLVCVTPGERPSLITWACKIDPSVAASVPLAEGAMGTSGAYTFNRIDPAIWEQAARPDPEAMAKLYRHLPANVWTSLDFPRYAPGARNRWGTTAYDTARHQLLFWGGGHATSQENDVAHFSLRGGCWTLGYHPDDPIDRVYASQPTPLSFNDRAHVPVHAYKAYCYDAAAGKMLYFDRAYNPAVREWEPQPFPGLEHRGVMHSFMAPTPRGAVTYSDKGLFLLDAKAGKWNKLPWDGPPFGGIWCDGHGLRYDSKRDCLWFANDKDIWRYDLATGKAAKLGIAKPKALGQFIFWGEQVYLPDADLMLLMRLFTAPDGKQRNIVWDPADGRFFWADLKFEAKGKPVEFKDNPFSWSDALCYDPALKLAILNNSSDYKVWVLRFDRNAVKMEVVE